A window of Eubacteriaceae bacterium ES3 contains these coding sequences:
- a CDS encoding AAA family ATPase: MKIVKKLILKSYIIIVKYCLPYRTNLSKSLRNKKSSNKINNEILNDTDDPFNLSFLDDFDDDEKHQNEFSHLTDIPESEVMLHLEDLNLSNDLISYLNEQEIFRIDHLSKLNKDFFSSLIYNLGDEAVRQLFDIIAIHEIDIPNLNQIYLQIQNDMYPNGMKSIDEMIGIAAVKEQMKNFTAHCSIQKLKNEFYGREKILIPNMIFYGNPGTGKTTAAKLVAKKFKELGLLPRGHLVSVTRSDLVAEYTGQSAQKTTSVFKSAIGGVLFIDEAYSLFHQLNHNHYGDVFSLEVIDTLTGLITVNAGRICVILAGYEEEMTFMLEKANPGLKERFPFKFYFEDYTVVELVEIFKLQAKKNNLCIEHQCFPLLTDIFKKLSKNKKMQFANGRLVENLLQEVTLYQERRLFDMQQNGLELTNSELMTLRVDDFIRYTETLEHRSVRDIKTPMGFAVR, translated from the coding sequence ATGAAAATTGTAAAAAAACTTATTCTTAAATCCTATATCATAATTGTTAAATATTGTTTACCTTATCGAACTAATCTATCGAAAAGTTTGAGGAATAAGAAAAGTAGTAATAAAATAAATAATGAAATTTTGAACGATACGGATGATCCATTCAATTTGTCATTTTTGGACGATTTTGATGATGACGAAAAACATCAAAATGAATTTTCACATTTAACAGATATACCAGAATCTGAAGTAATGCTTCATCTTGAAGATTTGAACCTTTCGAATGATTTGATATCTTATCTCAATGAACAAGAAATTTTTAGAATTGACCATTTATCTAAGCTTAATAAAGATTTTTTTAGTTCGTTAATCTATAATTTAGGCGATGAAGCTGTAAGACAACTGTTTGATATTATCGCCATCCATGAAATTGATATACCTAATCTGAATCAGATATATTTACAGATACAAAATGATATGTACCCTAATGGAATGAAATCAATTGATGAGATGATTGGAATAGCGGCTGTAAAAGAACAAATGAAGAATTTCACAGCTCATTGTAGTATTCAGAAACTAAAAAATGAATTTTATGGTCGAGAAAAAATTCTAATACCAAACATGATTTTTTATGGTAATCCTGGTACTGGTAAAACAACGGCAGCTAAATTAGTAGCTAAAAAATTCAAAGAATTGGGACTTTTGCCCAGAGGACATCTTGTAAGTGTTACTCGCTCAGACTTAGTCGCTGAATATACTGGACAAAGTGCCCAAAAGACGACTTCCGTATTTAAGTCTGCTATTGGAGGTGTTCTTTTTATTGACGAGGCCTATTCTCTTTTTCATCAACTAAATCATAATCATTATGGTGATGTTTTTTCGTTAGAAGTCATTGATACTCTTACCGGGTTGATAACTGTAAATGCTGGACGCATTTGTGTAATTTTGGCTGGGTATGAAGAAGAAATGACCTTCATGCTAGAAAAAGCTAATCCGGGACTGAAAGAACGCTTTCCATTTAAATTCTATTTTGAAGATTATACCGTAGTAGAACTAGTTGAAATTTTCAAACTGCAAGCTAAAAAAAATAACCTTTGTATTGAACATCAGTGTTTCCCTCTTCTTACAGATATCTTCAAAAAGCTGTCAAAAAACAAGAAAATGCAGTTTGCAAACGGACGTCTTGTTGAAAATCTGCTTCAAGAAGTTACGCTATATCAGGAACGACGACTATTTGATATGCAACAAAATGGTCTGGAATTGACTAACTCTGAATTGATGACTCTTAGAGTTGACGATTTCATTCGATATACAGAAACTT